The proteins below come from a single Columba livia isolate bColLiv1 breed racing homer chromosome 28, bColLiv1.pat.W.v2, whole genome shotgun sequence genomic window:
- the LOC106145953 gene encoding scale keratin-like produces the protein MTFIQGQCEDDCYFPCNYGNLYSYRGYDCGSPCGYRGYGGLHGYRGLFGFGDRYSHGGLYGYRGIYGSGDCYGYGGLYGGYRGFYGSGDFYGYPGYYLGRYGYPFGSRYGQRFGYGSCYSC, from the coding sequence ATGACTTTCATCCAAGGCCAGTGCGAGGATGACTGTTACTTCCCCTGCAACTATGGGAACCTGTACAGCTACCGGGGCTATGACTGTGGGAGTCCCTGTGGCTACCGGGGCTATGGGGGCCTCCATGGCTACCGGGGCCTCTTCGGCTTTGGGGACCGGTACAGCCATGGCGGTCTGTATGGTTACCGGGGCATTTATGGCTCTGGGGACTGCTACGGCTATGGGGGTCTGTATGGTGGCTACAGGGGCTTCTATGGCTCTGGGGACTTCTATGGCTACCCAGGCTACTACCTTGGCCGGTATGGCTACCCCTTTGGTTCACGATATGGCCAAAGATTTGGATACGGGAGCTGCTACTCTTGTTAA
- the LOC106145951 gene encoding claw keratin has protein sequence MVHSLSPCTDGSASPCGVAVPQPIADSCNEPCVRQCPDSKVVIYPPPVVVTFPGPILSTFPQQSVVTSAGAPEVGTGFSGARAPGASRVYGGARWGLGYPTGSCGPC, from the coding sequence ATGGTGCACTCCTTAAGCCCATGCACTGACGGCAGTGCCTCCCCGtgtggggtggctgtgccacAGCCCATTGCTGacagctgcaacgagccctgTGTTCGGCAGTGTCCTGACTCCAAGGTGGTGATTTACCCTCCACCGGTGGTTGTGACCTTCCCCGGACCCATCCTCAGCACCTTCCCGCAGCAGAGCGTCGTGACATCTGCAGGAGCCCCTGAAGTTGGAACAGGCTTTAGTGGCGCCCGTGCTCCTGGGGCCTCACGTGTTTATGGTGGTGCCAGATGGGGACTGGGATACCCAACTGGAAGCTGTGGACCATGCTAA
- the LOC106145952 gene encoding scale keratin-like: MTFYRDLYDDGCYSPFRYEDLYGFGGLNGYRFGNQYGYYRDQYPYSYRSFGNLYGNRGLIGSGGFYGYGDFYGFGNGYPFFSRFGNRYSY, from the coding sequence ATGACTTTCTACAGGGACCTCTACGATGATGGGTGCTACTCACCATTCCGCTATGAAGACCTCTATGGATTTGGGGGCCTGAATGGCTACCGATTTGGGAACCAATATGGGTACTACCGGGACCAGTACCCATACAGCTACAGAAGCTTTGGGAACCTGTATGGGAACAGAGGCTTGATTGGTTCTGGTGGCTTCTATGGATATGGGGACTTCTATGGATTTGGGAATGGCTACCCCTTCTTTTCTCGTTTTGGCAACAGATACAGCTATTGA